The Ovis canadensis isolate MfBH-ARS-UI-01 breed Bighorn chromosome 18, ARS-UI_OviCan_v2, whole genome shotgun sequence genome has a segment encoding these proteins:
- the ZNF710 gene encoding zinc finger protein 710 isoform X1, translating into MEGFMDSGTQTDAVVVLSLAQAAVLGLVSENELFGATISAEAFYPDLGPELSGAAIGEPRPPGPDVYQLACNGRALEEPAEEEVLEVEAAFEKHTRRKTRPPVRLVPKVKFEKVEEEEEVYEVSVPGGDDKDAGPAEAPAEAASGGCEALVQSSAVKMIDLSVFSRKPRTLRHLPRTPRPELDVAPFDPHFPDPARDAFAEPSMALPRPEALSVECSFEPPHLPPLSDPEPPTMESPEPVKPEQGFVWQEVGEFEADTAGSTVERHKKAQLDRLDINVQIDDSYLVEAGDRQKRWQCRMCEKSYTSKYNLVTHILGHNGIKPHSCPHCSKLFKQPSHLQTHLLTHQGTRPHKCQVCQKAFTQTSHLKRHMLLHSEVKPYSCHFCGRGFAYPSELKAHEVKHESGRCHVCVECGLDFSTLTQLKRHLASHQGPTLYQCLECDKSFHYRSQLQNHMLKHQNVRPFVCTECGMEFSQIHHLKQHSLTHKGVKEFKCEVCGREFTLQANMKRHMLIHTSVRPYQCHICFKTFVQKQTLKTHMIVHSPVKPFKCKVCGKSFNRMYNLLGHMHLHAGSKPFKCPYCSSKFNLKGNLSRHMKVKHGVMDIGLDSQGGWATRRGRSRSGPVMAHSGASCPVRGAGRLARPETSLGWAQVWRGGSPEGHQRDNDGTFMYSPKDLRGLT; encoded by the exons ATGGAGGGCTTCATGGACTCAGGGACACAGACTGATGCTGTGGTGGTGCTGTCTTTGGCTCAGGCCGCTGTGCTGGGCCTGGTCTCGGAAAATGAGCTCTTTGGAGCCACCATAAGCGCCGAAGCCTTCTACCCGGACCTGGGGCCGGAGCTGTCCGGGGCAGCCATAGGGGAGCCCCGGCCCCCGGGCCCCGACGTCTACCAGCTGGCCTGCAACGGGCGGGCCCTGGAGGAGCCGGCCGAGGAGGAGGTGCTGGAGGTGGAGGCGGCCTTCGAGAAGCACACCCGGCGGAAGACGAGGCCACCTGTGCGCCTGGTGCCCAAGGTCAAGTTTgagaaggtggaggaggaggaggaggtctaCGAGGTGTCGGTGCCCGGCGGCGATGACAAGGATGCTGGCCCAGCAGAGGCCCCAGCCGAGGCAGCCAGCGGCGGCTGCGAGGCCCTGGTGCAGAGCAGCGCGGTCAAGATGATCGACCTCAGCGTCTTCAGCCGCAAGCCCCGGACGCTGCGACACCTGCCCCGCACCCCGCGGCCGGAGCTGGACGTAGCCCCCTTCGACCCCCACTTCCCCGACCCGGCCCGGGATGCCTTTGCCGAGCCCAGCATGGCGCTGCCCAGGCCAGAGGCCCTGTCTGTGGAGTGCAGCTTCGAGCCGCCGCACCTGCCCCCGCTGAGCGACCCCGAGCCTCCTACCATGGAGTCCCCGGAGCCCGTGAAGCCGGAGCAGGGCTTCGTGTGGCAGGAGGTGGGCGAGTTCGAAGCGGACACAGCCGGCTCGACGGTGGAGCGCCACAAGAAGGCCCAGCTGGACCGGCTGGACATCAACGTGCAGATTGACGACTCGTACCTGGTGGAGGCCGGCGACCGGCAGAAGCGCTGGCAGTGTCGCATGTGCGAGAAGTCCTACACGTCCAAGTACAACCTGGTGACGCACATCCTGGGCCACAACGGCATCAAGCCGCACTCCTGCCCGCACTGCAGCAAGCTCTTCAAGCAGCCCAGCCACCTGCAGACACACCTGCTGACGCACCAGGGCACCCGGCCACACAAGTGCCAGGTGTGCCAGAAGGCCTTCACGCAGACCAGCCACCTCAAGCGCCACATGCTGCTGCACTCGGAGGTCAAGCCCTACAGCTGCCACTTCTGCGGCCGCGGCTTCGCCTACCCCAGCGAGCTCAAGGCCCACGAGGTGAAGCACGAGAGCGGCCGCTGCCACGTGTGCGTCGAGTGCGGCCTGGACTTCTCCACGCTGACGCAGCTCAAGCGCCACCTGGCCTCCCACCAGGGCCCCACCCTCTACCAGTGCCTGGAGTGCGACAAGTCCTTCCACTACCGCAGCCAGCTGCAGAATCACATGCTCAAGCACCAGAACGTGCGGCCCTTCGTGTGCACCGAGTGCGGCATGGAATTCAGCCAGATCCACCACCTCAAGCAGCATTCGCTCACCCACAAG GGCGTGAAGGAGTTCAAGTGCGAGGTGTGCGGCCGGGAGTTCACCCTGCAGGCCAACATGAAGCGGCACATGCTGATCCACACCAGCGTCCGGCCCTACCAGTGCCACATCTGCTTCAAGACCTTCGTGCAGAAGCAGACCCTCAAGACCCACATGATTGTCCACTCGCCCGTGAAGCCGTTCAAATGCAAG GTGTGCGGGAAGTCCTTCAACCGCATGTACAACCTGCTGGGCCACATGCACCTTCACGCGGGGAGCAAACCCTTCAAGTGCCCCTACTGCTCCAGCAAGTTCAACCTCAAGGGCAACCTGAGCCGGCACATGAAGGTCAAGCACGGCGTCATGGACATCGGCCTGGACAGCCAAGGTGGGTGGGCCACACGCCGAGGACGGAGCAGGAGCGGTCCTGTCATGGCGCACTCGGGAGCCTCCTGTCCAGTGAGGGGAGCGGGGAGGCTGGCCAGGCCTGAGACCTCACTGGGGTGGGCTCAGGTCTGGAGAGGGGGCTCCCCGGAGGGCCATCAGCGTGATAACGATGGGACGTTTATGTATTCTCCAAAGGACTTACGTGGGCtcacataa
- the ZNF710 gene encoding zinc finger protein 710 isoform X2 has protein sequence MEGFMDSGTQTDAVVVLSLAQAAVLGLVSENELFGATISAEAFYPDLGPELSGAAIGEPRPPGPDVYQLACNGRALEEPAEEEVLEVEAAFEKHTRRKTRPPVRLVPKVKFEKVEEEEEVYEVSVPGGDDKDAGPAEAPAEAASGGCEALVQSSAVKMIDLSVFSRKPRTLRHLPRTPRPELDVAPFDPHFPDPARDAFAEPSMALPRPEALSVECSFEPPHLPPLSDPEPPTMESPEPVKPEQGFVWQEVGEFEADTAGSTVERHKKAQLDRLDINVQIDDSYLVEAGDRQKRWQCRMCEKSYTSKYNLVTHILGHNGIKPHSCPHCSKLFKQPSHLQTHLLTHQGTRPHKCQVCQKAFTQTSHLKRHMLLHSEVKPYSCHFCGRGFAYPSELKAHEVKHESGRCHVCVECGLDFSTLTQLKRHLASHQGPTLYQCLECDKSFHYRSQLQNHMLKHQNVRPFVCTECGMEFSQIHHLKQHSLTHKGVKEFKCEVCGREFTLQANMKRHMLIHTSVRPYQCHICFKTFVQKQTLKTHMIVHSPVKPFKCKVCGKSFNRMYNLLGHMHLHAGSKPFKCPYCSSKFNLKGNLSRHMKVKHGVMDIGLDSQDPMMELTGTDPSELDSQQEMEDFEENAYAYAGVDGSAEASVLTEQAMKEMAYYNVL, from the exons ATGGAGGGCTTCATGGACTCAGGGACACAGACTGATGCTGTGGTGGTGCTGTCTTTGGCTCAGGCCGCTGTGCTGGGCCTGGTCTCGGAAAATGAGCTCTTTGGAGCCACCATAAGCGCCGAAGCCTTCTACCCGGACCTGGGGCCGGAGCTGTCCGGGGCAGCCATAGGGGAGCCCCGGCCCCCGGGCCCCGACGTCTACCAGCTGGCCTGCAACGGGCGGGCCCTGGAGGAGCCGGCCGAGGAGGAGGTGCTGGAGGTGGAGGCGGCCTTCGAGAAGCACACCCGGCGGAAGACGAGGCCACCTGTGCGCCTGGTGCCCAAGGTCAAGTTTgagaaggtggaggaggaggaggaggtctaCGAGGTGTCGGTGCCCGGCGGCGATGACAAGGATGCTGGCCCAGCAGAGGCCCCAGCCGAGGCAGCCAGCGGCGGCTGCGAGGCCCTGGTGCAGAGCAGCGCGGTCAAGATGATCGACCTCAGCGTCTTCAGCCGCAAGCCCCGGACGCTGCGACACCTGCCCCGCACCCCGCGGCCGGAGCTGGACGTAGCCCCCTTCGACCCCCACTTCCCCGACCCGGCCCGGGATGCCTTTGCCGAGCCCAGCATGGCGCTGCCCAGGCCAGAGGCCCTGTCTGTGGAGTGCAGCTTCGAGCCGCCGCACCTGCCCCCGCTGAGCGACCCCGAGCCTCCTACCATGGAGTCCCCGGAGCCCGTGAAGCCGGAGCAGGGCTTCGTGTGGCAGGAGGTGGGCGAGTTCGAAGCGGACACAGCCGGCTCGACGGTGGAGCGCCACAAGAAGGCCCAGCTGGACCGGCTGGACATCAACGTGCAGATTGACGACTCGTACCTGGTGGAGGCCGGCGACCGGCAGAAGCGCTGGCAGTGTCGCATGTGCGAGAAGTCCTACACGTCCAAGTACAACCTGGTGACGCACATCCTGGGCCACAACGGCATCAAGCCGCACTCCTGCCCGCACTGCAGCAAGCTCTTCAAGCAGCCCAGCCACCTGCAGACACACCTGCTGACGCACCAGGGCACCCGGCCACACAAGTGCCAGGTGTGCCAGAAGGCCTTCACGCAGACCAGCCACCTCAAGCGCCACATGCTGCTGCACTCGGAGGTCAAGCCCTACAGCTGCCACTTCTGCGGCCGCGGCTTCGCCTACCCCAGCGAGCTCAAGGCCCACGAGGTGAAGCACGAGAGCGGCCGCTGCCACGTGTGCGTCGAGTGCGGCCTGGACTTCTCCACGCTGACGCAGCTCAAGCGCCACCTGGCCTCCCACCAGGGCCCCACCCTCTACCAGTGCCTGGAGTGCGACAAGTCCTTCCACTACCGCAGCCAGCTGCAGAATCACATGCTCAAGCACCAGAACGTGCGGCCCTTCGTGTGCACCGAGTGCGGCATGGAATTCAGCCAGATCCACCACCTCAAGCAGCATTCGCTCACCCACAAG GGCGTGAAGGAGTTCAAGTGCGAGGTGTGCGGCCGGGAGTTCACCCTGCAGGCCAACATGAAGCGGCACATGCTGATCCACACCAGCGTCCGGCCCTACCAGTGCCACATCTGCTTCAAGACCTTCGTGCAGAAGCAGACCCTCAAGACCCACATGATTGTCCACTCGCCCGTGAAGCCGTTCAAATGCAAG GTGTGCGGGAAGTCCTTCAACCGCATGTACAACCTGCTGGGCCACATGCACCTTCACGCGGGGAGCAAACCCTTCAAGTGCCCCTACTGCTCCAGCAAGTTCAACCTCAAGGGCAACCTGAGCCGGCACATGAAGGTCAAGCACGGCGTCATGGACATCGGCCTGGACAGCCAAG ACCCCATGATGGAGCTGACGGGCACGGACCCCTCTGAGCTCGACAGCCAGCAGGAAATGGAGGACTTCGAGGAGAACGCGTACGCCTACGCCGGTGTGGATGGCAGCGCCGAGGCCAGCGTCCTCACCGAGCAGGCCATGAAAGAGATGGCCTACTACAACGTGCTATAG
- the IDH2 gene encoding isocitrate dehydrogenase [NADP], mitochondrial, whose amino-acid sequence MAGYLRVVRSLCRASGSGSAWAPAALTAPNLQEQPRRHYADKRIKVAKPVVEMDGDEMTRIIWQFIKEKLILPHVDVQLKYFDLGLPNRDQTNDQVTIDSALATQKYSVAVKCATITPDEARVEEFKLKKMWKSPNGTIRNILGGTVFREPIICKNIPRLVPGWTKPITIGRHAHGDQYKATDFVVDRAGTFKVVFTPKDGSGPKEWEVYNFPAGGVGMGMYNTDESISGFAHSCFQYAIQKKWPLYMSTKNTILKAYDGRFKDIFQAIFEKHYKTEFDRHKIWYEHRLIDDMVAQVLKSSGGFVWACKNYDGDVQSDILAQGFGSLGLMTSVLVCPDGKTIEAEAAHGTVTRHYREHQKGRPTSTNPIASIFAWTRGLEHRGKLDGNQDLIRFAQTLEKVCVETVESGAMTKDLAGCIHGLSNVKLNEHFLNTSDFLDTIKSNLDKALGQQ is encoded by the exons ATGGCTGGTTACCTGCGGGTCGTACGCTCGCTCTGCAGAGCCTCTGGCTCCGGGTCGGCCTGGGCGCCAGCAGCCTTGACAGCCCCCAACTTGCAAGAGCAGCCGCGGCGCCACT ATGCCGACAAAAGGATCAAGGTGGCGAAGCCAGTGGTGGAGATGGACGGCGATGAGATGACCCGTATTATCTGGCAGTTCATCAAGGAGAAG CTCATCCTGCCCCACGTGGACGTCCAGCTCAAGTATTTCGACTTGGGGCTCCCGAACCGTGACCAGACCAATGATCAGGTCACCATCGACTCTGCGCTGGCCACCCAGAAGTACAGCGTGGCTGTGAAGTGTGCCACCATCACCCCCGACGAGGCCCGTGTGGAAG AGTTCAAGCTGAAGAAGATGTGGAAGAGCCCCAATGGAACCATCCGGAACATCCTCGGGGGAACTGTCTTCCGGGAGCCCATCATCTGCAAGAACATCCCGCGTCTCGTCCCTGGCTGGACCAAGCCCATCACCATTGGCAGGCATGCCCACGGCGACCAG TACAAGGCCACAGACTTTGTGGTTGACCGGGCTGGCACATTCAAGGTGGTGTTCACCCCGAAGGATGGCAGTGGCCCTAAGGAATGGGAGGTGTACAACTTTCCTGCTGGTGGCGTGGGCATGGGCATGTACAACACGGATGAG TCCATCTCAGGTTTTGCACACAGCTGCTTCCAGTATGCCATCCAGAAGAAGTGGCCTCTCTACATGAGCACCAAGAACACCATCCTGAAAGCCTACGACGGGCGCTTCAAGGACATCTTCCAGGCCATCTTTGAGAA GCACTACAAGACCGAGTTCGACAGACATAAGATCTGGTACGAGCACCGGCTCATTGATGACATGGTGGCTCAGGTCCTCAAGTCTTCGGGCGGCTTTGTGTGGGCCTGCAAGAACTATGACGGAGACGTGCAGTCGGACATCCTGGCCCAGG GCTTTGGCTCCCTTGGTCTGATGACGTCCGTGCTGGTCTGCCCGGATGGGAAGACCATTGAAGCTGAGGCTGCTCATGGCACAGTCACCCGCCACTATCGGGAGCACCAGAAG GGCCGACCTACCAGCACCAACCCCATCGCCAGCATCTTTGCCTGGACGCGTGGCCTAGAACACCGGGGCAAGTTGGACGGGAACCAGGACCTCATCAG GTTCGCCCAGACCCTGGAGAAGGTGTGTGTCGAGACAGTGGAGAGTGGAGCTATGACCAAGGACCTGGCGGGCTGCATCCACGGCCTCAGCAA CGTGAAGCTGAACGAACACTTCCTGAACACCTCGGACTTCCTGGACACCATCAAGAGCAACCTGGACAAAGCTCTGGGCCAGCAGTAG